Proteins encoded within one genomic window of Brachybacterium sp. P6-10-X1:
- a CDS encoding creatininase family protein produces MPSLTSLRRQDLAELAPRSVAVLPIGSLEQHGEHLPLGTDSLLVEAVVERALGEREDAVLCPTLPYGFSGHHQFAVALSLPPRTVLDVLSALLDSLVAAGFRRILVVNGHGGNIEMMSQAVKLAALEHPILAACCSYWQLVTNTSGGPGHAGRFETDLMSAAHPGLVGPEGHGPSELPLFDQELVPGLHLERHGEWPRTGGVTDPPGDGDPARGEATLTEAAAALGACLDALLATALPPEAGSREGTAGTAEDTAATPSGAVPPERTAGAPDEGETA; encoded by the coding sequence ATGCCTTCACTGACCTCGCTGCGACGACAGGACCTCGCCGAGCTCGCCCCCCGCAGCGTCGCCGTGCTGCCGATCGGCTCCCTCGAGCAGCACGGCGAGCACCTGCCGCTGGGCACCGACTCCCTGCTCGTGGAGGCCGTGGTCGAGCGCGCCCTCGGCGAGCGCGAGGATGCGGTGCTGTGCCCCACGCTGCCCTATGGCTTCAGCGGGCACCACCAGTTCGCCGTCGCCCTCAGCCTTCCGCCGAGGACTGTGCTCGACGTGCTCTCCGCACTGCTGGACTCCCTGGTCGCCGCGGGATTCCGCCGGATCCTCGTGGTCAACGGCCACGGCGGGAACATCGAGATGATGAGCCAGGCCGTGAAGCTCGCCGCGCTCGAGCATCCGATCCTCGCCGCCTGCTGCAGCTATTGGCAGCTGGTCACGAACACCTCCGGCGGCCCGGGCCATGCGGGGCGCTTCGAGACCGATCTGATGAGCGCGGCCCACCCCGGCCTGGTCGGTCCGGAGGGGCACGGCCCGAGCGAGCTGCCGCTGTTCGACCAGGAGTTGGTGCCGGGCCTCCACCTCGAGCGCCACGGCGAGTGGCCGCGCACCGGCGGGGTGACCGACCCTCCCGGCGACGGAGACCCCGCCCGCGGCGAGGCCACGCTCACCGAGGCGGCGGCCGCGCTGGGGGCCTGCCTCGACGCGCTGCTCGCCACCGCCCTGCCTCCGGAGGCGGGTTCTCGCGAAGGAACAGCAGGCACCGCCGAGGACACAGCAGCCACCCCCTCGGGCGCCGTGCCTCCCGAGCGCACAGCAGGCGCCCCCGACGAAGGAGAGACCGCATGA
- a CDS encoding ROK family protein, with protein MSGRVLSFEPPASRNGSFLALELLPGRVQGALIDAAGRFRARREARFDPSAPRSEILAEVDRVATGLARSSRLGGCVISAGGVLDTAHGTMVQVVDMPSLEGCAIAEHLHAVVGAPTLLEHRARLQVQGDHYFGAGQGEETFASVATGSTLGVGILYQGMILAPDGGRSGAHMTVASGQIACSCGKRGCWRTIATSAWLREQGRALEIPVHDLVGWEARAASDPRAAAVVAEYARNIAVGLANIQQLCMPGLFILHGEAAQASDGFRATILETLQDLSRTGGETEPRLVTTSLGEDDSTLLGGVALLLHRGLTSIG; from the coding sequence ATGTCCGGTCGTGTCCTGTCGTTCGAGCCGCCCGCCTCACGGAACGGCTCGTTCCTCGCCCTGGAACTGCTGCCGGGACGGGTGCAGGGGGCGCTGATCGATGCCGCCGGCCGGTTCCGGGCGCGGCGGGAGGCGAGATTCGACCCGTCGGCCCCGCGCTCGGAGATCCTGGCCGAGGTGGACCGGGTCGCGACGGGGCTGGCGCGCAGCAGCCGGTTGGGCGGGTGCGTGATCTCCGCCGGCGGCGTGCTGGACACCGCGCACGGCACGATGGTGCAGGTCGTGGACATGCCGAGCCTCGAGGGCTGCGCGATCGCGGAGCATCTGCACGCGGTGGTGGGGGCGCCGACGCTGCTGGAGCACCGGGCGCGGCTGCAGGTCCAGGGCGACCACTACTTCGGGGCCGGCCAGGGAGAGGAGACGTTCGCGTCCGTCGCCACCGGCAGCACCCTCGGGGTGGGGATCCTCTACCAGGGCATGATCCTCGCGCCCGATGGTGGCCGCAGCGGGGCGCACATGACCGTGGCCTCCGGTCAGATCGCCTGCAGCTGCGGAAAGCGGGGCTGCTGGCGCACGATCGCGACCAGCGCCTGGCTGCGGGAGCAGGGCCGGGCCCTCGAGATCCCCGTCCATGACCTCGTCGGCTGGGAGGCCCGCGCCGCGTCCGATCCGCGGGCGGCCGCCGTGGTCGCCGAGTACGCGCGGAACATCGCCGTGGGGCTCGCGAACATCCAGCAGCTGTGCATGCCCGGCCTGTTCATCCTGCACGGGGAGGCGGCGCAGGCCTCGGACGGCTTCCGGGCCACGATCCTGGAGACCCTGCAGGATCTCTCGCGCACGGGCGGGGAGACCGAGCCCCGCCTGGTGACGACCTCCCTCGGCGAGGACGACTCCACGCTGCTGGGCGGAGTGGCCCTGCTGCTGCATCGCGGGCTGACCTCGATCGGCTGA
- a CDS encoding ABC transporter ATP-binding protein translates to MSPHDHDAPLITVREVGKTFRRRRRENTVLTGIDLDIHAGETLALVGESGSGKTTLARIVVGLTEPTEGQVLTLGEDLRTGRRRASAQQARTVQMVFQDPYASMNPRMRIRDVIAEGLITHRRGELGVAGIRAEVSRLLESVDLDPALARRFPHECSGGQRQRIAIARALALEPQLLVLDEPTSALDVSVQATILDLLRELQERTGVAYLFVSHDLAVVSGIADRVAVMADGRIEEIGPCREVLSAPSSAVTRRLLDSIAHPDPRRANPAFADAGAGA, encoded by the coding sequence ATGAGCCCCCACGATCACGACGCCCCGCTGATCACGGTCCGCGAGGTCGGCAAGACCTTCCGACGACGCCGCCGGGAGAACACGGTCCTCACCGGCATCGACCTCGACATCCACGCCGGCGAGACCCTCGCGCTGGTCGGCGAGTCCGGCTCCGGCAAGACCACCCTCGCCCGGATCGTCGTGGGCCTCACCGAACCCACCGAAGGCCAGGTGCTCACCCTCGGGGAGGATCTGAGGACCGGCCGACGACGGGCCTCGGCGCAGCAGGCCCGCACGGTGCAGATGGTCTTCCAGGACCCGTACGCGAGCATGAACCCGCGCATGCGGATCCGGGACGTCATCGCGGAGGGCCTGATCACCCACCGCCGCGGTGAGCTCGGGGTCGCGGGCATCCGGGCCGAGGTCTCGCGCCTGCTGGAGTCGGTCGATCTCGACCCCGCTCTGGCCCGACGCTTCCCCCACGAGTGCTCGGGCGGCCAGCGCCAGCGCATCGCGATCGCCCGCGCCCTCGCCCTGGAACCGCAGCTGCTGGTGCTCGACGAGCCCACCAGCGCCCTGGACGTCTCGGTGCAGGCGACGATCCTGGACCTGCTGCGCGAGCTGCAGGAGCGCACGGGGGTCGCCTACCTGTTCGTCAGCCACGACCTCGCCGTGGTCTCGGGGATCGCCGACCGGGTCGCCGTGATGGCGGACGGCCGGATCGAGGAGATCGGCCCCTGCCGCGAGGTGCTGTCGGCGCCGTCGTCGGCCGTGACCCGGCGCCTGCTGGACTCGATCGCGCACCCCGATCCGCGCCGCGCGAACCCCGCGTTCGCCGACGCCGGGGCCGGCGCATGA
- a CDS encoding ABC transporter ATP-binding protein, with the protein MTTAPLLEISDLHISFSSRRSEVAAVRGIDLTLEAGRTLAIVGESGSGKSSTALSVLRLNPEPPAIYPRGEIRFEGTDLLGLPPKQLRAVRGRDISMVFQDPMATLNPLRTVGSQLMEVMSIHRSGDRPERRRRMLEALEQARVPQPEQRSAQYPHQLSGGLRQRVMIAMALMSRPRLLIADEPTTALDVTTQAEILDLMRTLQAETGMGILLITHDLGVVASVADRVAVLRDGVLVEQGHALQMFERPRHEYTRSLLAATPRLEIGATA; encoded by the coding sequence ATGACCACTGCTCCCCTGCTCGAGATCTCCGACCTGCACATCTCCTTCTCCTCCCGTCGCTCCGAGGTGGCCGCCGTGCGCGGCATCGACCTCACCCTCGAGGCCGGCCGCACCCTGGCGATCGTCGGCGAATCGGGCTCCGGGAAGTCGAGCACCGCCCTGTCGGTGCTGCGGCTGAACCCCGAGCCGCCGGCGATCTACCCGCGCGGCGAGATCCGCTTCGAGGGCACCGATCTGCTGGGGCTTCCCCCGAAGCAGCTGCGGGCCGTGCGCGGACGCGACATCTCCATGGTGTTCCAGGACCCGATGGCCACCCTGAACCCCTTGCGCACCGTGGGCAGCCAGCTGATGGAGGTGATGAGCATCCACCGCAGCGGCGACCGCCCCGAGCGGCGACGCCGGATGCTCGAAGCGCTCGAACAGGCCCGGGTGCCGCAGCCCGAGCAGCGCTCGGCCCAGTACCCGCACCAGCTCTCCGGCGGTCTGCGCCAGCGGGTCATGATCGCCATGGCCCTGATGAGCCGGCCGCGACTGCTGATCGCCGACGAACCCACCACAGCCCTGGACGTCACCACCCAGGCGGAGATCCTCGACCTCATGCGCACCCTGCAGGCCGAGACCGGCATGGGAATCCTGCTGATCACCCACGATCTCGGGGTGGTCGCCTCGGTCGCCGACCGCGTGGCCGTCCTCCGCGACGGGGTGCTGGTCGAGCAGGGGCACGCGCTGCAGATGTTCGAACGGCCCCGGCACGAGTACACCCGCAGCCTCCTCGCCGCCACCCCGCGCCTGGAGATCGGAGCGACCGCATGA
- a CDS encoding ABC transporter permease gives MNATALPDLSPAHAESGAEPGPADGSGPSAGRRRHLDVPLLASSAFLALVVLLALIGPLLVDDPGEQNLLQRLSPPGTDGHVLGTDQLGRDVLARLVIGSRVSVLVGVTAALLSGVIGSAIGIMAGYTGGWTDRLLMRLTDVQLAFPTLLLALAVIGFVGPSLATVIVVLGITGWVSYARVLRSEVLSLRTREFVEAAQVMGVPAHRIMARHMLPNVTGPLATILTLQVGTVILAEAALSFLGLGIPATIATWGSMLSDGQLYMGTAWWLAVFPGTALLLTVLSINIAGDAVRDRFDPRTYTS, from the coding sequence ATGAACGCCACCGCCCTTCCCGACCTCTCCCCCGCCCACGCCGAGTCCGGCGCCGAGCCGGGACCGGCCGACGGATCCGGCCCGTCGGCCGGCCGGCGCCGACACCTCGATGTGCCCCTGCTCGCCTCGAGCGCCTTCCTCGCCCTGGTGGTGCTGCTCGCGCTCATCGGCCCGCTGCTCGTGGACGACCCCGGGGAGCAGAACCTGCTGCAGCGCCTCTCCCCACCCGGCACCGACGGGCACGTGCTCGGCACCGACCAGCTGGGACGGGACGTGCTGGCCCGGTTGGTCATCGGCAGCCGGGTCTCTGTGCTCGTGGGGGTGACCGCCGCGCTGCTCTCCGGTGTGATCGGCTCGGCGATCGGGATCATGGCCGGGTACACGGGTGGCTGGACCGACCGCCTGCTCATGCGCCTCACCGACGTGCAGCTCGCCTTCCCCACCCTGCTGCTCGCCCTCGCCGTGATCGGCTTCGTGGGCCCGAGCCTCGCCACCGTGATCGTGGTGCTCGGCATCACCGGCTGGGTCTCCTACGCCCGGGTGCTGCGCTCGGAGGTGCTGTCCCTGCGCACTCGCGAGTTCGTCGAGGCCGCCCAGGTGATGGGCGTGCCCGCGCACCGCATCATGGCCCGGCACATGCTGCCGAACGTCACCGGCCCCCTCGCCACGATCCTCACTCTCCAGGTGGGCACCGTGATCCTCGCCGAGGCGGCGCTGAGCTTCCTCGGCCTCGGCATCCCCGCCACGATCGCCACCTGGGGCTCGATGCTCTCCGACGGCCAGCTGTACATGGGCACCGCCTGGTGGCTCGCCGTGTTCCCGGGCACGGCGCTTCTGCTGACCGTGCTGTCGATCAACATCGCCGGGGATGCCGTGCGCGACCGTTTCGACCCCAGGACGTACACCTCATGA